Proteins from one Camelina sativa cultivar DH55 chromosome 8, Cs, whole genome shotgun sequence genomic window:
- the LOC104709541 gene encoding uncharacterized protein LOC104709541 produces the protein MAYGSAADAVDEYLRLVETTTFSCLDHFVDTIINCFGDEYLRRPTPEDLQRLLDIGEFRRFSGMIGSIDCTLNDINILDRSPVFDDILNGRAPKVKYSVNGHQYKLAYYLTDGIYPKWSTFIKSIPLPQTPKYSFFATHQEAARKDVERAFGVLQARFAILKNPALFWDKNKIENIMIVCIILHNMVVENERDGYTLFDPSEFTHMESNQTSEVDFTVPTTKPSCVSIMMKIRLYVRDRDKHKQLQDDLVENIWTKFGEYH, from the exons ATGGCATATGGTTCGGCAGCTGATGCGGTTGACGAATACCTCCGACTTGTTGAAACCACAACGTTCTCATGCTTGGATCATTTTGTTGATACCATCATAAATTgttttggagatgagtacttACGAAGACCGACACCAGAAGATCTTCAACGTCTACTCGATATTGGAGAGTTCCGCAGATTTTCGgggatgataggaagcatcgatt gtacattaaacgatataAATATTCTTGATCGTTCTCctgtttttgatgatattttaaaCGGTCGAGCTCCGAAAGTTAAATACAGTGTCAACGGACACCAGTACAAGTTGGCATACTATCTCAcagatggtatttatccaaaatggtctACTTTTATCAAATCTATTCCACTACCGCAAACTCCAAAATACTCTTTCTTTGCTACACATCAAGAAGCTGCACGTAAAGATGTcgagcgtgcttttggagttttgcaggCTCGATTTGCCATACTCAAAAATCCGGCTCTTTTTTGGGAtaagaataaaattgaaaatataatgaTAGTGTGTATCATACTGCACAATATGGTCGTAGAAAACGAACGAGATGGATACACTCTGTTTGATCCATCTGAATTCACACACATGGAGTCCAACCAAACTTCAGAAGTGGACTTCACTGTACCAACAACCAAGCCTTCATGTGTCTCCATTATGATGAAAATTCGTTTGTATGTTCGTGATCGAGATAAACATAAACAGTtacaagatgatttggttgagaatatttggacAAAATTTGGAGAATACCATTAA
- the LOC104707193 gene encoding uncharacterized protein LOC104707193, protein MKESDLTTEPIAQNLIKLISNVCFSVFVFTVLIFTVIAVTYQPPDPWLESAPALTKLLTQTENATFKIDGSILKTGEDIASSPVSAPANSTQVTEATIEKSEEKIGNMTVMKSSTDCDDDLKIVNCSDPRVLVAVERFNLKVFKSIVFLDYETPVNGSKPDECDVSWRFRNKKEKSWRRYRDFRRFKFGFGENCTYKVFHTSGWHSGVNARRPRVRPSSARGARGGDPEINDTIATLGSQSNFRRGKYLYYSRGGDYCKGMNQYMWSFLCGLGEAMYLNRTFVMDLSLCLSASYSSKGKDEEGKDFRYYFDFEHLKETASIVEEGEFLRDWKKWNRSHKRKVPVRKVKTHRVSPLQLSKDKSTIIWRQFDSPEPENYWYRVCEGQASKYVERPWHALWKSKRLMNIVSEISGKMDWDFDAVHVVRGEKAQNKKLWPHLDADTWPDAILNKLKGIVQVWRNLYIATNEPFYNYFDKLRSQYKVHLLDDYSYLWGNKSEWYNETSLLNNGKPVEFDGYMRVAVDTEVFYRGKTRVETFYNLTTNCKDGINTC, encoded by the coding sequence ATGAAGGAATCAGATCTAACCACCGAACCAATCGCTCAGAATCTAATTAAGCTAATCAGCAACGTTTGTTTCTCAGTCTTCGTCTTCACAGTTCTCATTTTCACAGTAATCGCCGTCACTTACCAACCACCAGATCCATGGCTCGAATCCGCTCCAGCCCTCACCAAACTCCTCACTCAAACCGAGAACGCTACTTTCAAAATCGACGGCTCCATACTCAAAACCGGTGAAGACATCGCTTCGTCTCCGGTCTCAGCTCCGGCGAACTCTACGCAGGTAACGGAGGCGACGATTGAGAAATCCGAGGAGAAGATTGGGAACATGACGGTGATGAAGAGCTCTACGGattgtgatgatgatttgaaGATTGTGAACTGTTCTGATCCTAGGGTTTTGGTCGCTGTTGAGAGGTTTAATCTGAAAGTTTTCAAATCgattgtgttcttagattacgAAACTCCGGTTAACGGATCGAAACCGGACGAATGCGATGTTTCTTGGAGGTTTAGGAATAAGAAAGAGAAGTCTTGGAGGAGATATAGAGATTTCAGGAGGTTTAAGTTTGGATTTGGTGAGAATTGTACTTATAAAGTGTTTCACACTAGTGGTTGGCACTCTGGTGTTAATGCTCGTAGGCCTAGGGTTAGACCGAGCTCGGCTCGAGGAGCTAGAGGTGGCGATCCCGAGATTAATGATACGATCGCTACTCTTGGCTCTCAGAGTAATTTCAGGAGAGGCAAGTATTTGTATTACTCGCGGGGTGGCGATTATTGCAAAGGGATGAATCAGTATATGTGGAGTTTCTTGTGTGGGTTAGGGGAAGCTATGTACTTGAACAGGACGTTTGTGATGGatttgagtttgtgtttgtctGCGAGTTATAGCTCTAAAGGGAAGGATGAGGAAGGGAAAGATTTTAGGTATTACTTTGATTTCGAGCATCTTAAGGAGACGGCATCTATTGTTGAAGAAGGTGAGTTTTTAAGAGATTGGAAGAAATGGAATCGGTCTCATAAGCGTAAAGTTCCCGTTAGGAAGGTTAAGACGCATAGAGTGTCGCCTTTGCAGCTTAGTAAAGATAAGAGCACGATTATTTGGAGGCAGTTTGATTCTCCTGAACCTGAAAACTATTGGTATAGAGTGTGTGAAGGGCAAGCGTCCAAGTATGTGGAGAGGCCGTGGCACGCACTGTGGAAATCCAAGAGGTTGATGAACATTGTCTCTGAGATCAGTGGGAAAATGGACTGGGACTTTGATGCGGTTCATGTGGTTAGAGGGGAGAAAGCGCAGAACAAGAAGCTGTGGCCACATTTGGATGCAGATACATGGCCTGATGCAATTTTAAACAAACTTAAAGGAATAGTTCAGGTGTGGAGGAATTTGTACATCGCCACCAATGAACCGTTCTACAACTACTTTGACAAGTTGAGGTCTCAGTACAAGGTTCACTTGCTTGATGACTATAGCTACTTGTGGGGAAACAAGAGTGAGTGGTACAATGAGACAAGTCTCTTGAACAATGGGAAACCGGTAGAGTTTGATGGGTACATGAGAGTAGCTGTTGATACAGAGGTGTTCTATAGAGGGAAGACACGTGTTGAGACGTTCTATAACCTTACCACGAATTGCAAAGATGGGATCAATACATGCTAA
- the LOC104707192 gene encoding casein kinase 1-like protein 5 produces MELRIGSKFRLGQKIGSGSFGEIYLGTDVQTNEDVAVKFESIKTMHPQLLSESRIYQLLQGGTGIPNMKWCGVDADHNVLVMDLLGGSLEDLFSYCNRKFTLKTVLMLADQMINRLEFIHSKSYIHRDIKPDNFLMGLGRLADQFYIIDFGLAKKYRDSSSYRHVPYRENKSLIGTPAFASLNTHLGIEQSRRDDIESLGYILMYFLNGSLPWQGLKAANKKQNYDKIKEKKVSTSIETLCRGHPTEFASYFHYCRALRFEDKPDYAYLKRLFRNLFTREGFQFDFVFDWMVLKYQQSQCGNPPLHAHVHS; encoded by the exons ATGTTCAGACTAATGAAGATGTTGCTGTTAAGTTT GAAAGTATCAAGACTATGCATCCACAATTGTTATCTGAGTCAAGGATCTATCAACTTCTTCAGGGTGGAA CTGGGATTCCAAACATGAAATGGTGTGGCGTCGACGCGGATCACAATGTCTTAGTGATGGATTTGCTTGGTGGAAGCCttgaagatttgtttagttattgCAACAGGAAATTTACTTTGAAGACAGTTCTCATGTTAGCTGATCAAATG ATTAATCGGCTTGAGTTCATCCATTCTAAGTCGTATATTCATCGTGATATAAAGCCGGATAATTTTCTTATGGGTTTGGGAAGGCTGGCAGATCAG TTCTACATCATAGACTTTggcttggctaagaaatatagAGATAGTTCAAGCTACCGACATGTCCCATACAG GGAGAATAAAAGTCTAATTGGGACTCCAGCTTTTGCCAGCTTGAACACTCACCTAGGGATCG AGCAAAGCCGGAGGGATGATATAGAATCACTTGGTTATATCCTCATGTACTTCCTCAACGGAAG TCTCCCATGGCAAGGACTGAAAGCtgcaaacaagaaacaaaactacgACAAGATTAAGGAGAAGAAAGTTTCAACCTCCATCGAA ACGTTATGCAGAGGTCATCCAACAGAGTTTGCGTCCTACTTCCATTACTGTCGTGCGCTTAGGTTCGAAGATAAGCCAGACTATGCATATTTGAAGAGACTATTCCGCAACCTTTTTACTCGTGAAG gttttcagtttgattttgtgttcGACTGGATGGTATTAAAGTATCAGCAATCACAATGCGGAAACCCTCCACTTCATGCCCATGTACACTCTTGA
- the LOC104709542 gene encoding glutathione S-transferase T3-like, which translates to MPLQMQRSLSRLNRMVGGCGSGGRYLRICGFFAASPVGNRRAKHAWLPADDVMLVRVWLNTSKDPSTSNEQRRRAFWGRIADYVSKCPNAVGRPKRESSHCKQRWGKINDTVCKFVGCYETAIREKSSGHNEDDVMKLAHQIFFNDQNVKFALEHAWRELRYDQKWCASTSSKGNGVKRTRVCEDGSAHPSTSEAPIDVEDEPMHRPTSVKAAKVLRGKAKKNINTKVDVEGDAKALLEFQMQEVGRMYEMKQKDFALKRDGVHYERKTLL; encoded by the exons ATGCCACTACAGATGCAAAGAAGTCTTTCACGACTCAACCGCATGGTTGGAGGCTGCGGCAGCGGTGGAAGATACTTGCGGATATGTGGGTTTTTCG CTGCATCACCTGTTGGTAACCGCCGAGCAAAGCATGCTTGGTTACCAGCAGAtgatgtgatgcttgtcagagtTTGGCTAAACACGAGTAAGGACCCGAGTACATCAAACGAGCAGAGACGTAGAGCCTTTTGGGGAAGGATTGCGGATTATGTATCTAAATGTCCGAATGCTGTTGGTCGACCAAAGAGAGAGTCAAGTCATTGTAAGCAGCGGTGGGGTAAGATCAATGACACTGTGTGCAAGTTCGTTGGCTGCTATGAAACTGCGATAAGGGAGAAATCTAGTGGGCATAATGAAGATGACGTTATGAAGCTAGCACACCAGATTTTCTTCAATGATCAGAACGTCAAATTTGCCTTGGAGCATGCATGGCGAGAGCTTAGATATGATCAGAAGTGGTGTGCTTCCACATCTTCTAAAGGGAATGGAGTCAAAAGGACACGAGTGTGTGAGGATGGTTCTGCACATCCTTCAACCTCCGAAGCTCCCATTGATGTTGAGGATGAACCTATGCATCGTCCTACTAGTGTTAAGGCTGCGAAAGTGTTGAGAGGAAAGGCTAAGAAGAACATCAACACTAAAGTGGATGTAGAGGGAGATGCTAAAGCTTTGTTGGAGTTTCAGATGCAAGAGGTTGGGAGGATGTATGAGATGAAGCAAAAGGACTTTGCTTTGAAAAGAGATGGAGTTCACTATGAAAGAAAAACTTTGCTTTGA